Proteins encoded together in one Impatiens glandulifera chromosome 1, dImpGla2.1, whole genome shotgun sequence window:
- the LOC124918766 gene encoding exocyst complex component EXO70E2-like, whose protein sequence is MGECEGEDDIISAANYIMKVLELKRNFTNDTRQLLADLGSQLCSMANMTETDKACEEDDDGDDGAEDLSELEYRLIRVHDKIMTWELTQSTIWDSGSDEANDYLEAVNEVRKLTVILEDSKLIKNGKGNELLRKGYDVLQTSMARLEEEFMHILVHNRVPFEPEHVSFRSNEEDVMDSVSTLSFDESIEFVAQRDSSMSVSMNINRGPVDLVHPSVIPYLKSIVKSMFDSSYDKECTQAFVSVRREALDDCLFILEVDKLSIEDVLKMEWGTLNSKIKKWMRAMKIFVRVNLASEKWLSDEILEDFQPVSSVCFVESSKASIMQLLNFGEAIAIGPHQPEKLSRILDMYEVLEELIPDIDSLFIGQSGSHVTTECRDILTRLGTCVKVTFLEFQNAVASNVSPNSFAGGGIHPLTRYVMNYVNTLSDYTETLNVLLKEEDGSHSYFQSLISVLEINLDEKARLYKEESLGHVFLMNNIHYMAEKVKGSEVRTVLGDEWIRKRNWKFQQHAMNYEMTTWSSVLSLLRDEGISHSPNSNNSISKKHLKERLQSFYVAFEDVYKVQSGWSIPDTQLREDLRISTSLKVIQAYRSFIGKHKNTLSDKRIKYSADDLENYIFDLFDGAPRSLHNSHKK, encoded by the coding sequence ATGGGAGAGTGTGAAGGAGAAGATGATATAATCTCTGCTGCTAACTATATCATGAAAGTACTTGAACTGAAAAGAAATTTCACTAATGATACGAGGCAGTTGTTAGCAGATCTAGGATCCCAGTTATGTTCCATGGCTAATATGACTGAAACTGATAAAGCttgtgaagaagatgatgatggtgatgatgGTGCTGAAGATTTGAGTGAGCTTGAGTATAGGCTCATTAGGGTTCATGACAAAATCatgacttgggagctcactcaATCCACTATATGGGATTCTGGCTCTGATGAAGCTAATGATTATTTAGAAGCAGTTAACGAAGTTCGAAAACTCACAGTGATTCTCGAGGATTCGAAATTGATCAAGAACGGGAAAGGAAACGAGCTTTTAAGAAAAGGATATGATGTTCTTCAAACTTCGATGGCTCGTCTAGAGGAAGAATTCATGCATATACTTGTTCACAACAGGGTTCCCTTTGAGCCAGAGCATGTTTCATTTCGATCGAACGAAGAAGATGTTATGGACTCTGTTTCCACTCTTTCGTTTGACGAATCCATCGAATTCGTGGCGCAAAGAGATAGTAGCATGAGCGTGAGCATGAACATCAACCGTGGCCCTGTTGATTTGGTTCATCCCTCGGTTATACCATATCTCAAATCGATCGTGAAATCGATGTTTGATTCGAGTTACGACAAAGAGTGTACGCAGGCATTCGTTAGTGTTAGGAGGGAAGCGTTGGATGATTGTTTATTCATTCTTGAAGTTGATAAATTGAGCATAGAAGATGTTCTCAAGATGGAATGGGGAACTTTGAACTCAAAAATCAAGAAATGGATGCGGGCAATGAAGATATTCGTTCGGGTAAACCTTGCTAGTGAGAAATGGCTAAGCGATGAAATCCTCGAGGATTTTCAACCCGTTAGCTCGGTTTGCTTCGTGGAGTCGTCGAAAGCTTCGATAATGCAACTTCTAAACTTCGGGGAGGCCATAGCTATCGGACCACACCAACCGGAGAAGTTGAGTCGAATCCTAGACATGTACGAGGTTTTGGAAGAGCTTATTCCCGATATAGATTCCCTATTTATTGGTCAATCGGGTTCTCATGTTACAACCGAGTGTCGAGACATCCTCACAAGACTCGGTACATGCGTTAAAGTTACATTCCTAGAATTTCAAAACGCGGTTGCATCAAACGTCTCACCAAATTCTTTCGCTGGAGGTGGAATCCACCCGCTAACAAGATATGTCATGAATTATGTTAATACCCTGAGTGATTACACGGAGACGTTAAACGTTCTCCTCAAGGAAGAGGATGGATCCCATTCGTATTTCCAATCGCTAATCTCTGTTCTCGAAATAAACCTCGACGAGAAGGCAAGGTTATACAAGGAAGAATCGCTCGGGCACGTTTTCTTGATGAATAACATTCACTACATGGCCGAAAAAGTAAAGGGATCCGAGGTTAGAACAGTTTTAGGCGACGAGTGGATTCGAAAACGCAACTGGAAATTTCAACAGCACGCGATGAATTACGAGATGACAACTTGGAGCTCGGTTCTGTCTTTGTTAAGGGACGAGGGGATAAGTCATAGTCCAAATTCGAATAATTCAATCTCGAAAAAACACCTTAAGGAGAGGCTGCAGAGTTTTTACGTCGCGTTTGAAGATGTTTATAAGGTTCAGAGCGGTTGGTCAATACCCGATACACAACTTCGAGAGGATCTTAGAATCTCGACGTCGCTTAAAGTAATCCAAGCCTATAGGAGTTTCATCGGCAAGCATAAAAATACTTTGAGCGACAAGAGAATCAAGTATTCTGCCGACGATCTTGAGAATTATATCTTCGATCTCTTTGATGGTGCGCCGAGATCACTGCATAATTCCCACAAGAAATAA